TCTTGCTCATATAATCCATTGAGCTGATGGAGAAAAAGAGACATTGAATCTTGCTGTTTCATTCACAATAGATTCAATGACGGCCGTAGAAGCAAATGCATACTATGCAGACAAAACTTACAAGTGCTCAGGCCCCAGCATTGATTAACAGATGCAAAAGAAGACTGGAGGACCATGTTGTCCCAATTCCCAATTACTACTCTTTCAAAACTGCATATGGTGACCAGTTGTACCATAATTCCTTACTATCTTTCCAACAATCTGAAAATGGAAAGGTACATCATCCacccttaaattttaatttataaatgcaTGTACCAGCTGAGAAAACTCCACTGTGACAGCAAGTGCAAGTGGCAGCTCTCAAGACTAAAACAACAGATCCTCGCATAAATCTTTTCAACACTTTCCAACTTTCCACTCTCATTTGCTACAGATTCAACCTCTGTCGGATTCAGACTTCTCTTCCGTTTCAAAACTTGTAGGATCATAAAGTTCACATTCTTTGGGAGGTTCACTCCTGCTTCTTACATTTGTTGATCTGCTTCTGTCTGCACTCCCTTCTCTGTGACTTCCAGTTCTGCCAGAGTTCCTCTTCTTCACAGAAGTGCAAGCCTCTTCCTGACTATCATCATTTGTCTCAAGTGTTTCAAGTAATTCAACCACTTCATTCATGAGAGGTCTCCCTTTTGGGTTTTGGCTAAGGCATTGATAGGCTAAATTGGCTACCTTTCTTGCAGTTTTAGCTGAGTACTGACCATCCATTTTAGGGTCTAAGATCCTCAGAACCTTCTTATTATGGTTCAAGAGCGGACGAGCCCACTCAACCAGGTTATGCTCTCGGCTAGGCCTGCATTTGTCCATTGCTCTTCTTCCAAGGAGCATCTCTAGTAACACTACTCCGTATCCATAAACATCACTTCTTGCCGTTAAATGGCCTGGTCATATCAATACTGCAACTTGGTTAGCCATTATCATTTCTAATACTGGCATAACTTAACACCATCAAGTACAAACATGTCAGTTTATCAAAGGATATAACAAAGGCAGTGCATCATATAACTATTGTATCAGTTTCTATTCAGCAATCAAACCAATTTTGTGATCATTGTCTTCTGATTTAACAATACaacatatttcataaaagttgaaCTTCAAAGATAAGATGCttaatgaagaaataaataagcTTTGACTCTCTACTGGTATGTGCAGCTTTTGTGCAAGAAACCTACTATAAAATGCATTTATATAACcacttttattcaataatatatttggattaaacAAAAGACAGAGCAAGGTTGAAGAAGCAACTGTTACACGCAGAATCGGATTGATTAAGTGTAGATGAGATAAGCCACCAAGTTGTTCGTTTATTTACTCCCATCTATtccttttattattcttttcaaCAGTTTATAAGCTACAGCCCAAAATGGaaagtaaatattttcatgcaaaataaatatatgccaCAAATTTCTCAAGTCATAAGATGCACAAACAATTCTAGTACACTAATGCTATGTTTGGTAGCAGTATTATTTTTTCACCATGTTTTAGCATACGAGTTAGCAATAAACTGAGTTCAATTGGTAATTTTTAGCTACTCACATGACttgtttttggaaaagagaagaaatttattttgcttattttgaagAGATCTTATTTTCTACAAGAGTTTTTACACatccttttaatttcaaattcagATATATACCAacaattctttattttatgtctaaccattgtaatatgtataaattaaataagcTTTTTCCTCATATTATTTCACTAATAACCAAACAATGCATGAAGAATTTAGAAGTCaaaataaagttgaaattgtTCAAACATTTCTGTTGAATATTGCAGTTGATTTCATATGGGGAAAATGCATTTTCAGAATACTATATGTCTATTAGACTACTATCATAACACCAGGTATCTGCCTCGGAAAACTTAGAGACAACTCCAGAAATTGCTACTTTTCAACTTCAGCACAACTGAACGGAATGCTAATTACTGCTCATAAAGAAAACTTATCAATAATTGACTATCAAGATCCTACCAGTATGACTAAAATATCTCTCTTTGGCAATGATGAAGATTTTCAATTATCTTGAAACAGAATAATTAACTACTAACCAGTCATAACATATTCAGGAGCAGCATATCCGTATGTGCCCATCACTCGTGTTGACACATGGGTCTGGTCTCCAGTTGGTCCATCCTTTGCAAGTCCAAAGTCTGCGAGCTTTGCATTGAAGTCCTACATGTTACGAGCATTTTGGAAACTAAAACTTATTCAAAAGAGACCACATAATGaaaacttaaatttcaatttaactaGGAATGGATCCTTGTCAGCATTAAACTTCCAATGAATTTATCATCTATAAGGTTCTTGACCTTAAGGAGCTATTgtaaatttacaattcaaattaatgatttttctatactacaaaaaaaaaaaaaaaagcgaaCTTAGCAAGGACCATGAACAGGTTGATGAGGCTTCCCATTTTTAAAGATCCCACAAAACAAGATGCACTCGATTAATGTAAGGACAACTCATAAATAACAAACCAAAAAATGAGGACTAACCGCATCCAATAAGATGTTTGATGTCTTGAAGTCACGATATATGATAGGTCTTTCGGCACCATGAAGAAAAGCAAGCCCTTTTGCTGCATCTAAAGCAATCTTCATCCTTTTTGACCAAGTCAAACTGCAACCAACCCCTAACAACCAAGAATAGATAGGTGTATAAAAAATGCTTCCATTCTTTCTATAACAGAAAACAGAAACCTCTTT
The sequence above is a segment of the Gossypium raimondii isolate GPD5lz chromosome 4, ASM2569854v1, whole genome shotgun sequence genome. Coding sequences within it:
- the LOC105780538 gene encoding probable serine/threonine-protein kinase PBL17 is translated as MQDSPETKIPCILPLAAKDVKDLLQNPGYSNVDIFTYEEMRLATNQFRPDYILGEGGFGAVYKGVIDETVRPGYTSTAVAIKELNPDGFQGDREWLTEVNYLGQLSHSNLVKLIGYCCEDEHRLLVYEYMASGSLEKHLFRRVGCSLTWSKRMKIALDAAKGLAFLHGAERPIIYRDFKTSNILLDADFNAKLADFGLAKDGPTGDQTHVSTRVMGTYGYAAPEYVMTGHLTARSDVYGYGVVLLEMLLGRRAMDKCRPSREHNLVEWARPLLNHNKKVLRILDPKMDGQYSAKTARKVANLAYQCLSQNPKGRPLMNEVVELLETLETNDDSQEEACTSVKKRNSGRTGSHREGSADRSRSTNVRSRSEPPKECELYDPTSFETEEKSESDRG